The following coding sequences are from one Pongo abelii isolate AG06213 chromosome 3, NHGRI_mPonAbe1-v2.0_pri, whole genome shotgun sequence window:
- the ADAM29 gene encoding disintegrin and metalloproteinase domain-containing protein 29, whose translation MKMLLLLHWLGVFLSCSGHIQDEHPQYHSPPDVVIPVRITGTTRGVKPPGWLSYILPFGGQKHIIHIKVKKFLFSKHLPVFTYTDQGAILEDQPFVQNNCYYHGYVEGDPESLVSLSTCFGGFQGILQINDFAYEIKPLAFSTTFEHLVYKMDNEEKQFSTMRSGFMQNEITCQMEFEEIDNSTQKQSSYVGWWIHFRIVEIVVVIDNYLYIRYERNDSKLLEDLYVIVNIVDSILDVIGVKVLLFGLEIWTNKNLIVVDDVRKSVHLYCKWKSENITPRMQHDTSHLFTTLGLRGLSGIGAFRGMCTPHRSCAIVTFMNKTLGTFSIAVAHHLGHNLGMNHDEDTCRCSQPRCIMHEGNPPITKFSNCSYGDFWEYTVERTKCLLETLHTKDIFNVKRCGNGVVEEGEECDCGPLKHCAKDPCCLSNCTLTDGSTCAFGLCCKDCKFLPSGKVCRKEVNECDLPEWCNGTSHQCPDDFYVEDGIPCKERGYCYEKKCHDRNEQCRRIFGAGANTASETCYKQLNTLGDRVGHCGIKNATYIKCNISDVQCGRIQCENVTEIPSLSDHTTVHWARFNDIMCWSTDYHLGMKGPDIGEVKDGTECGIDHICIHRHCVHITVLNSNCSPAFCNKRGICNNKHHCHCNYLWDPPNCLIEGYGGSVDSGPPPKRKKKKKFCYLCVLLLIVLFILLCCLYRLCKKCKPIKKQQDVQTPSAKEEEKIQHQPHELPPQSQPWVMPSQSQPPVMPSQSQPQVTPSQSQPPVTPSQSQPRVMPSQSQPPVMPSQRQPQLMPSQSQPPVTPSQSKPPVTPSQSKPQVTPSQSQPRVTPSQSQPHVTPYRSQSGKQKQSVPIPKTVSRKGTLKK comes from the coding sequence ATGAAGATGTTACTCCTGCTGCATTGGCTTGGGGTGTTTCTGTCCTGTTCTGGACACATCCAGGATGAGCACCCCCAATATCACAGCCCTCCAGATGTGGTGATTCCTGTGAGGATAACTGGCACCACCAGAGGCGTGAAACCTCCAGGCTGGCTCTCCTATATCCTGCCCTTTGGAGGCCAGAAACACATTATCCACATAAAGGTCAAGaagtttttgttttccaaacaCCTCCCTGTGTTCACCTACACAGACCAGGGTGCTATCCTTGAGGACCAGCCTTTTGTCCAGAATAACTGCTACTATCATGGTtatgtggaaggggacccagaaTCCTTGGTTTCCCTCAGTACCTGTTTTGGGGGTTTTCAAGGAATATTACAGATAAATGACTTTGCTTATGAAATCAAGCCCCTAGCATTTTCTACCACGTTTGAACATCTGGTATATAAGATGGACAATGAGGAGAAACAATTTTCAACCATGAGATCCGGAtttatgcaaaatgaaataacatgcCAAATGGAATTTGAAGAAATTGATAATTCGACTCAGAAGCAAAGTTCTTATGTGGGCTGGTGGATCCATTTTAGGATTGTTGAAATTGTAGTCGTCATTGATAATTATCTATACATTCGTTATGAAAGGAATGACTCAAAGTTGCTGGAGGATCTATATGTTATTGTTAATATAGTGGATTCCATTTTGGATGTCATTGGTGTTAAGGTGTTATTATTCGGTTTGGAGATCTGGACCAATAAAAACCTCATTGTAGTAGATGATGTAAGGAAATCTGTGCACCTGTATTGCAAGTGGAAGTCGGAGAACATTACTCCCCGGATGCAACATGACACCTCACATCTTTTCACAACTCTAGGATTAAGAGGGTTAAGTGGCATAGGAGCTTTTAGAGGAATGTGTACACCACACCGTAGTTGTGCAATTGTTACTTTCATGAACAAAACTTTGGGCACTTTTTCAATTGCAGTGGCTCATCATCTAGGTCATAATTTGGGCATGAACCATGATGAAGATACATGTCGTTGTTCACAACCTAGATGCATAATGCATGAAGGCAACCCACCAATAACTAAATTTAGCAATTGTAGTTATGGTGATTTTTGGGAATATACTGTAGAGAGGACAAAGTGTTTGCTTGAAACTCTACACACAAAGGACATCTTTAATGTGAAGCGCTGTGGGAATGGTGTTGTTGAAGAAGGAGAAGAGTGTGACTGTGGACCTTTAAAGCATTGTGCAAAAGATCCCTGCTGTCTGTCAAACTGCACTCTGACTGATGGTTCTACTTGTGCTTTTGGGCTTTGTTGCAAAGACTGCAAGTTCCTACCATCAGGGAAAGTGTGTAGAAAGGAGGTCAATGAATGTGATCTTCCAGAGTGGTGCAATGGTACTTCCCATCAGTGCCCAGATGACTTTTATGTGGAAGATGGAATTCCCTGTAAGGAGAGGGGCTACTGCTATGAAAAGAAGTGTCATGACCGCAATGAACAGTGTAGGAGGATTTTTGGTGCAGGGGCAAATACTGCAAGTGAGACTTGCTACAAACAACTGAACACCTTAGGTGACCGTGTTGGTCACTGTGGTATCAAAAATgctacatatataaaatgtaatatctCAGATGTCCAGTGTGGAAGAATTCAGTGTGAGAATGTGACAGAAATTCCCAGTTTGAGTGATCATACTACTGTGCATTGGGCTCGCTTCAATGACATAATGTGCTGGAGTACTGATTACCATTTGGGGATGAAGGGACCTGATATTGGTGAAGTGAAAGATGGAACAGAGTGTGGGATAGATCATATATGCATCCACAGGCACTGTGTCCATATAACCGTCTTGAATAGTAATTGCTCTCCTGCATTTTGTAACAAGAGGGGCATCTGCAACAATAAACATCACTGCCATTGCAATTATCTGTGGGACCCTCCCAACTGCCTGATAGAAGGCTATGGAGGTAGTGTTGACAGTGGCCCACCCcctaagagaaagaagaaaaagaagttttgttATCTGTGTGTATTGTTgcttattgttttgtttattttattatgttgtcTTTATCGACTTTGTAAAAAATGTAAGCCAATAAAAAAGCAGCAAGATGTTCAAACTCCATCtgcaaaagaagaggaaaaaattcaGCATCAACCTCATGAGTTACCTCCCCAGAGTCAACCTTGGGTGATGCCTTCCCAGAGTCAACCTCCTGTGATGCCTTCCCAGAGTCAACCTCAGGTGACGCCTTCCCAGAGTCAACCTCCTGTGACACCCTCCCAGAGTCAACCTCGGGTGATGCCTTCTCAGAGTCAACCTCCTGTGATGCCCTCCCAGAGGCAACCTCAGTTGATGCCTTCCCAGAGTCAACCTCCTGTGACGCCCTCCCAGAGCAAACCTCCTGTGACGCCCTCCCAGAGCAAACCTCAGGTGACGCCCTCCCAGAGCCAACCTCGGGTGACGCCCTCCCAGAGTCAACCTCATGTGACACCTTACCGGAGTCAAAGTGGGAAACAAAAGCAATCAGTACCAATTCCAAAAACTGTATCCAGAAaaggtacattaaaaaaataa